One genomic region from Rosa rugosa chromosome 1, drRosRugo1.1, whole genome shotgun sequence encodes:
- the LOC133724765 gene encoding uncharacterized protein LOC133724765 — MIKLQCHLKLMYPTTPTKLSIGDFTSKLKLPSPSPSPSPSPSALLLCTNFKSSLTSKPDSIKCFCNKTDNTQQVSPSSQGFSALAADSPWDIATVWSTLAFYIFSLHIPLSFGGLSVVAYVLNQPVLDPQIEAISLLGAQFLELIAAMLLLQSTAKPQYKFANFFKANKLSKERSWLLVSAVGFGFLFVLVFLTSFLADRFIGPKDINNPVLKEILLSSDISKAACFFVYCVITPLLEETVYRGFLLTSMSSTMKWQSAVLISSAIFSAAHFSGENFLQLFIIGCVLGCSYCWTGNLGSSILIHSLYNALTLMITFLS, encoded by the exons ATGATAAAGTTACAGTGCCATCTGAAGCTGATGTATCCAACCACACCTACAAAATTATCCATTGGGGATTTTACGTCAAAACTCAAACTCCCGTCAccctctccatctccatctccatctcctagTGCTCTTCTCCTTTGCACGAATTTCAAATCCAGCTTAACCTCAAAACCAGATTCTATCAAGTGCTTTTGTAACAAAACTGACAACACCCAACAAGTCTCTCCCTCTTCTCAG GGCTTCTCAGCACTGGCGGCAGATAGTCCATGGGACATTGCAACTGTGTGGAGCACTCTGGCTTTCTATATCTTCAGTTTGCACATTCCTCTTAGTTTTGGAGGTTTGTCTGTGGTTGCTTATGTACTGAATCAGCCTGTTCTTGATCCACAGATTGAG GCAATATCGTTGCTTGGAGCTCAGTTTCTAGAGCTCATTGCAGCAATGCTTCTTCTGCAGAGTACTGCTAAGCCACAGTATAAGTTTGCGAACTTCTTCAAAGCTAACAAATTGTCAAAAGAGAGGAGCTGGCTGTTGGTATCAGCTGTAGGATTTGGGTTTCTCTTTGTGTTGGTTTTCCTTACGTCTTTTCTTGCTGATAGATTCATTGGTCCAAAG GATATAAACAACCCTGTACTGAAGGAAATCCTGCTAAGCAGCGACATCTCAAAAGCTGCATGTTTCTTTGTATACTGCGTTATTACTCCCCTGCTGGAAGAGACTGTTTACCGAGGTTTTTTATTGACATCAATGTCATCCACCATGAAATGGCAGTCAGCTGTTTTGATAAGCTCAGCTATATTTAGTGCAGCTCACTTCTCTGGTGAGAATTTCCTACagttgtttattattggatGTGTCCTTGGATGCTCTTATTGTTGGACTGGAAACTTGGGTTCCTCCATTTTAATACATTCCCTTTACAACGCCCTGACCCTAATGATAACATTCTTATCCTAA
- the LOC133724766 gene encoding tetraspanin-19 isoform X1, which produces MGGMARSCVQSILKLVNSVNGMVGLAMVLYSLWLIRAWHKSIADLPFEDSDYPTIPWFIYIFLGLGVTLCVITCSGHIAADTANGCCLYLYMLFVFLLLMLETGVTADIYLNHDWEEDFPDDPTGRFDQFKAFVRSNLDICKWISMSVICVQGLTLLLAMILKAFGPHHYYDSDDDYVPERVSLLNHPNPYVVGDPIYGSKNDAWHIRINSKTNR; this is translated from the exons ATGGGTGGGATGGCGAGGAGCTGCGTACAATCAATTCTAAAGTTGGTGAACTCGGTGAATGGGATGGTTGGGCTGGCCATGGTTTTGTACTCGTTGTGGTTGATTAGAGCCTGGCACAAGAGCATAGCTGATTTGCCATTTGAAGATTCTGATTATCCAACAATACCTTG GTTCATATACATTTTTCTTGGCCTTGGGGTTACTCTGTGTGTGATCACATGTTCAGGACATATTGCTGCAGACACTGCAAATGGTTGTTGCCTTTATTTG TACATGCTGTTTGTCTTTCTACTCCTCATGCTTGAAACTGGAGTGACTGCTGATATATATTTAAACCATGACTGGGAAGAG GACTTTCCTGATGATCCAACTGGGAGATTTGATCAATTCAAAGCATTTGTAAGGTCAAACTTGGACATCTGCAAATGGATTAGCATGTCAGTTATATGCGtacag GGACTTACATTGTTATTGGCAATGATACTCAAAGCTTTTGGGCCACATCATTATTATGATAGTGATGATGATTATGTTCCTGAGAGGGTTTCACTTCTGAATCACCCCAATCCCTATGTCGTTGGCGACCCTATTTATGGTTCCAAAAATGATGCTTGGCATATAAGGATCAACAGCAAG ACAAACAGGTAA
- the LOC133724766 gene encoding tetraspanin-19 isoform X2 yields the protein MGGMARSCVQSILKLVNSVNGMVGLAMVLYSLWLIRAWHKSIADLPFEDSDYPTIPWFIYIFLGLGVTLCVITCSGHIAADTANGCCLYLDFPDDPTGRFDQFKAFVRSNLDICKWISMSVICVQGLTLLLAMILKAFGPHHYYDSDDDYVPERVSLLNHPNPYVVGDPIYGSKNDAWHIRINSKTNR from the exons ATGGGTGGGATGGCGAGGAGCTGCGTACAATCAATTCTAAAGTTGGTGAACTCGGTGAATGGGATGGTTGGGCTGGCCATGGTTTTGTACTCGTTGTGGTTGATTAGAGCCTGGCACAAGAGCATAGCTGATTTGCCATTTGAAGATTCTGATTATCCAACAATACCTTG GTTCATATACATTTTTCTTGGCCTTGGGGTTACTCTGTGTGTGATCACATGTTCAGGACATATTGCTGCAGACACTGCAAATGGTTGTTGCCTTTATTTG GACTTTCCTGATGATCCAACTGGGAGATTTGATCAATTCAAAGCATTTGTAAGGTCAAACTTGGACATCTGCAAATGGATTAGCATGTCAGTTATATGCGtacag GGACTTACATTGTTATTGGCAATGATACTCAAAGCTTTTGGGCCACATCATTATTATGATAGTGATGATGATTATGTTCCTGAGAGGGTTTCACTTCTGAATCACCCCAATCCCTATGTCGTTGGCGACCCTATTTATGGTTCCAAAAATGATGCTTGGCATATAAGGATCAACAGCAAG ACAAACAGGTAA
- the LOC133724766 gene encoding tetraspanin-19 isoform X3 — MYMLFVFLLLMLETGVTADIYLNHDWEEDFPDDPTGRFDQFKAFVRSNLDICKWISMSVICVQGLTLLLAMILKAFGPHHYYDSDDDYVPERVSLLNHPNPYVVGDPIYGSKNDAWHIRINSKTNR, encoded by the exons ATG TACATGCTGTTTGTCTTTCTACTCCTCATGCTTGAAACTGGAGTGACTGCTGATATATATTTAAACCATGACTGGGAAGAG GACTTTCCTGATGATCCAACTGGGAGATTTGATCAATTCAAAGCATTTGTAAGGTCAAACTTGGACATCTGCAAATGGATTAGCATGTCAGTTATATGCGtacag GGACTTACATTGTTATTGGCAATGATACTCAAAGCTTTTGGGCCACATCATTATTATGATAGTGATGATGATTATGTTCCTGAGAGGGTTTCACTTCTGAATCACCCCAATCCCTATGTCGTTGGCGACCCTATTTATGGTTCCAAAAATGATGCTTGGCATATAAGGATCAACAGCAAG ACAAACAGGTAA
- the LOC133736204 gene encoding expansin-B3-like, whose amino-acid sequence MQPLRFGLLLLVNSAMLLIIVTAQNTHWLPATATWYGSPEGDGSDGGACGYGSLVDVKPLRARVGAVSPVLFKNGEGCGACYKVKCLDKSICSRRAVTIIVTDECPGCSGGPHFDLSGAAFGRMAIAGEHGLLRNRGELSVLYRRTPCKYPGKQVAFHVNEGSTNYYLSLLVEFEDGDGDVGSMHIRQASSSEWVAMRHVWGASWCIDGGPLRGPFSVKITTLSTARSLTARDVIPSNWSPKATYTSRLNF is encoded by the exons ATGCAGCCCCTCCGATTTGGCCTATTATTGCTGGTCAATTCTGCGATGCTGTTAATAATTGTTACAGCTCAAAACACGCATTGGCTTCCCGCCACAGCCACCTGGTACGGCAGCCCCGAAGGTGACGGCAGTGACGGCGGGGCATGTGGGTACGGATCCTTAGTGGACGTGAAGCCATTGAGAGCGAGAGTGGGCGCAGTGAGCCCGGTGCTATTCAAGAACGGCGAGGGTTGCGGCGCATGTTACAAAGTCAAGTGTTTGGACAAGTCCATCTGCTCCAGGCGAGCCGTCACCATAATCGTCACCGACGAGTGCCCCGGTTGCTCAGGTGGGCCCCATTTCGACCTCAGTGGCGCAGCCTTTGGCCGCATGGCTATTGCCGGTGAGCATGGTCTGCTCAGAAACCGAGGCGAACTCTCCGTTCTTTACCGACG GACACCATGTAAATATCCTGGGAAGCAGGTGGCCTTCCATGTGAATGAAGGTTCAACCAACTATTATCTCTCACTTCTGGTAGAGTTtgaagatggagatggagatgtcGGATCAATGCATATAAGACAA GCAAGTTCTAGTGAGTGGGTAGCGATGAGGCATGTCTGGGGAGCAAGTTGGTGCATCGATGGAGGACCTTTGAGAGGGCCATTCTCAGTGAAGATAACCACACTATCAACAGCTAGAAGCCTCACCGCCCGGGATGTCATTCCAAGCAATTGGTCTCCCAAAGCCACTTACACCTCTCGCCTGAATTTTTGA
- the LOC133736214 gene encoding uncharacterized protein LOC133736214: protein MARISNSGPLTGFGRLKTMLFSGLLNFLLSLLCTPLPLLVLHTQSTMIRVLLLLEAFRKPLNGTLHHKVSQKLNFDGSVSSTGLASSGFVIRNHMVTPLLLVPGVSEMPPLLWLSTPLSRMAFWLLCASTIYTRLLVEGDLAIVIKCILPRS from the exons ATGGCAAGGATATCAAATTCTGGACCTTTAACTGG ATTTGGAAGGCTCAAAACAATGTTATTTTCAGGTCTGCTGAATTTTCTCTTATCTTTGTTGTGCACGCCTCTGCCTCTTTTAGTGCTGCATACACAGAGCACAATGATCAGAGTTCTTCTCCTCCTAGAAGCATTTCGGAAGCCATTAAATGGCACCCTCCACCACAAAGTTTCTCAAAAGCTCAACTTTGATGGCTCTGTTTCTTCCACTGGTCTGGCTTCTTCTGGGTTTGTTATTAGAAACCATATGGTGACCCCATTATTGTTGGTTCCCGGTGTATCAGAAATGCCTCCATTGTTGTGGCTGAGTACACCGCTCTCAAGGATGGCATTTTGGCTGCTATGCGCTTCAACCATATATACTCGTCTGCTTGTTGAAGGCGACTTGGCTATTGTCATTAAGTGTATTCTCCCCCGTTCTTAG